In a genomic window of Prochlorococcus marinus subsp. marinus str. CCMP1375:
- a CDS encoding DUF6447 family protein codes for MSNYSNEQPEPILTFDGKRYNINNLPNELKEIVKGLQISDNQLRLYEDTLKVLAIGRQSLAKQLNEKLKDIDPIP; via the coding sequence ATGTCTAATTACTCAAATGAACAGCCAGAACCTATTCTTACTTTCGATGGGAAAAGATACAATATAAATAATTTGCCTAATGAATTAAAAGAAATCGTCAAAGGTTTACAAATATCTGATAATCAATTACGTCTTTATGAAGATACTTTAAAAGTACTTGCAATCGGCAGACAATCATTAGCAAAACAACTTAATGAAAAGCTTAAAGATATAGATCCAATCCCCTAA
- a CDS encoding ABC transporter ATP-binding protein produces MIPSSKSSFRKLIPNLVPYLKELATGAIFMLIYVVCWPILAWLAGRLIPAIGEGNLDVVLKIIGEALIVFLVQKLSQYIQDTVLAKPALKISQDIREDLFSKLQGIEIESLQKLSSGDITYRLTEDADRVGEVIYKTVQDTVPCIFQLIAVIGYMVYLDINLALATLFLAPMISFLVGKFGEKVLQTEERSQERISNLASLLAETIQIIPLIRAYGAEHWIQKRFNEEVDLHRNAKYKALKQLALQHPVIGFIEAFGILVVLAIGALRIQAGAIDGQGFSSFFAALLMLIDPISHLTTNFNELQQGKASLRRLKDIERAPREKSSDLTPIKTTTNKGEIIIDNLSFSYKDGNTVISNLNLKIEPGNKVALVGPSGAGKSTIFSLLLKFLVPQRGAIFIDGNNIALTNSRDVRSLMAIVPQKVNILSGTILESIRFGRESTKDQVINAAKIANAHDFIMNMPEQYDTYIEESGTNLSGGQLQRISIARALLDNPSILLLDEATSALDADAERSVQMALNQAMKNRTVLIIAHRLSTTQEADNIILLEQGRVKEIGSHDELMNKNGKYRELCEKQFIRNIKE; encoded by the coding sequence ATGATTCCAAGCTCTAAATCTAGCTTCAGGAAACTAATCCCTAATTTAGTTCCCTATTTGAAAGAATTAGCAACTGGTGCAATATTTATGCTTATATATGTAGTCTGCTGGCCAATACTCGCATGGCTTGCTGGTCGATTAATTCCAGCAATAGGTGAAGGTAATCTTGATGTCGTATTAAAAATAATTGGGGAAGCTTTAATTGTATTTTTAGTCCAAAAGTTATCTCAATATATTCAAGATACTGTCCTAGCTAAACCAGCACTTAAGATTAGTCAAGATATTAGAGAAGATCTGTTTAGTAAATTACAAGGAATAGAGATTGAATCACTTCAAAAACTATCTTCAGGAGATATTACATATCGGCTAACTGAAGATGCAGATCGAGTTGGAGAAGTCATTTACAAGACAGTTCAAGATACTGTTCCTTGCATTTTTCAGTTGATAGCTGTAATAGGTTATATGGTGTATTTAGATATTAATCTTGCATTAGCAACATTATTTCTAGCTCCAATGATATCATTTTTAGTTGGTAAGTTTGGAGAGAAGGTATTGCAGACAGAGGAAAGGAGCCAAGAAAGAATTAGTAATCTTGCAAGTTTATTAGCAGAAACTATTCAAATAATACCACTAATTAGAGCTTATGGAGCAGAACATTGGATACAAAAAAGGTTTAACGAAGAAGTTGATTTGCATCGAAATGCTAAATACAAAGCATTAAAGCAACTGGCTCTTCAACATCCAGTAATAGGTTTTATTGAAGCATTTGGCATTCTAGTTGTTTTAGCGATTGGCGCTCTTAGAATTCAAGCAGGAGCAATAGATGGTCAAGGTTTTAGTAGTTTCTTTGCTGCATTATTAATGTTAATCGATCCAATAAGTCATTTAACTACAAATTTCAATGAACTTCAACAAGGTAAAGCATCACTAAGAAGATTGAAAGATATAGAAAGGGCACCAAGAGAAAAATCGTCAGACCTTACTCCCATTAAAACTACAACAAACAAAGGTGAGATCATCATAGATAACTTGTCCTTTTCTTATAAAGATGGAAATACAGTAATTAGCAATTTAAATTTAAAGATTGAGCCCGGCAATAAAGTAGCACTTGTAGGACCATCAGGTGCTGGTAAAAGTACAATATTTTCTCTTCTTCTCAAATTTCTAGTTCCTCAGAGAGGAGCAATATTCATAGATGGGAATAATATAGCCTTAACAAATTCTCGTGATGTTAGAAGTTTAATGGCTATTGTCCCTCAAAAGGTCAATATATTGTCAGGAACTATATTAGAAAGCATACGTTTTGGTAGAGAATCAACAAAGGATCAGGTAATAAATGCAGCAAAAATAGCAAATGCGCATGATTTCATAATGAATATGCCTGAACAATACGATACCTATATAGAAGAAAGTGGCACCAACTTGTCTGGTGGTCAGCTACAAAGAATATCCATAGCTAGAGCATTACTTGATAACCCATCAATATTATTATTGGACGAAGCTACAAGTGCACTAGATGCGGATGCTGAAAGATCTGTTCAAATGGCCCTAAACCAAGCCATGAAAAATAGAACAGTATTAATAATAGCTCACCGCTTATCTACAACTCAAGAAGCAGATAATATTATTCTATTGGAACAAGGTAGAGTTAAAGAAATAGGCAGCCATGATGAACTAATGAACAAAAATGGAAAATATAGAGAGTTATGCGAAAAGCAATTTATTAGGAATATAAAGGAATAA
- a CDS encoding RNA-binding S4 domain-containing protein: MKLDQFLKWLGLVESGGQAKHLIISGLVSVNGITETKRGRKLVVGDIVCLAKKEYIFSKNEPSGRKLENSD; the protein is encoded by the coding sequence ATGAAATTGGATCAATTCTTAAAATGGCTTGGTTTGGTTGAGTCTGGAGGTCAAGCTAAGCACCTGATAATTTCAGGACTAGTAAGTGTAAATGGCATCACCGAGACAAAACGAGGCAGGAAGCTTGTTGTGGGAGACATTGTCTGCTTAGCAAAGAAAGAGTACATCTTTTCAAAGAATGAACCATCAGGCCGTAAGTTAGAGAATAGCGATTAG
- the tpiA gene encoding triose-phosphate isomerase, which produces MRKTVIAGNWKMHMTCSSAKEYIDKFIPFSKEFPSDRHVVIAPPFTAISTLASLLQGTNIQLSSQNVHWEDTGAFTAEISPSMLLEHDVRYAIVGHSEPRKYFSESDEQINLRARSAQSNGLIPIVCVGESIEQRERGEAERVIRRQVEQGLEQTDLTKLVIAYEPIWAIGTGKTCESNEANRICGLIREWAGFSDLIIQYGGSVKPANIDEIMSMSDIDGVLVGGASLDPENFARIANYQSI; this is translated from the coding sequence GTGAGGAAAACTGTTATTGCTGGTAACTGGAAGATGCATATGACATGCTCTTCTGCAAAGGAATATATCGACAAATTTATTCCCTTTTCTAAGGAGTTCCCATCAGATCGTCATGTTGTTATTGCTCCCCCTTTTACTGCTATCTCAACTTTAGCTTCACTTTTGCAGGGTACAAATATTCAACTTTCCAGTCAGAATGTTCATTGGGAGGATACAGGTGCTTTTACGGCAGAAATTTCTCCATCTATGCTTTTAGAACATGATGTACGTTATGCAATTGTTGGGCATAGCGAACCACGAAAATATTTCAGTGAGAGTGACGAACAAATAAATCTTAGAGCTAGATCAGCTCAATCAAATGGCTTAATACCAATTGTTTGCGTAGGTGAAAGTATTGAACAAAGAGAGAGGGGAGAAGCAGAAAGAGTTATCAGAAGACAAGTAGAGCAAGGATTAGAACAAACAGATTTAACGAAACTCGTAATTGCCTATGAACCTATTTGGGCTATTGGAACAGGTAAAACTTGTGAATCAAATGAAGCTAATCGTATATGTGGCTTGATTCGTGAATGGGCAGGATTCTCTGATTTAATTATCCAATACGGAGGCTCTGTAAAACCGGCCAACATTGATGAAATCATGTCAATGAGTGATATCGATGGTGTTTTGGTTGGAGGAGCTTCTCTTGACCCTGAAAATTTTGCTCGAATTGCAAATTACCAATCAATTTAA
- the folP gene encoding dihydropteroate synthase, which yields MLELQITNQFNRPWPKGWRGNTKIMGVINVTPDSFSDGGEYLEPLEAYKKASECIAAGVDVIDVGGQSTRPGAKTISPEKELQRIMPMLKLLRKNFPNILISVDTFYSKVAKEVIEIGVDWINDISGGRLDPKIRNVVASSNCPYVITHSRGNSFDMNNYAFYNDVVEEVYMELMQNVEEALAAGISNKLILIDPGLGFAKNNIHNLTLLSNLEKFTDSQYPVLVGPSRKRFIGHVINEPDARKRIFGTAAVTCRCVQAKVDIIRVHDIKEINQTIKMATSLWPF from the coding sequence TTGCTCGAATTGCAAATTACCAATCAATTTAATAGACCTTGGCCTAAAGGTTGGAGAGGCAATACCAAAATTATGGGAGTAATTAACGTTACTCCCGATTCATTTAGTGATGGAGGTGAATACCTTGAGCCATTAGAAGCATATAAAAAAGCTTCTGAATGTATAGCTGCTGGTGTTGATGTAATAGATGTTGGAGGACAAAGTACTAGGCCAGGAGCAAAGACTATTTCACCAGAGAAAGAGCTTCAAAGAATAATGCCGATGTTAAAATTATTACGTAAAAACTTTCCAAATATATTGATTTCTGTTGATACATTTTATTCAAAAGTTGCTAAAGAAGTTATAGAAATTGGTGTAGATTGGATAAATGACATTAGCGGAGGTCGTTTAGATCCAAAAATACGAAATGTTGTTGCAAGTTCTAATTGTCCTTATGTAATTACACATAGTAGGGGTAATAGTTTTGATATGAATAATTATGCTTTTTATAATGATGTTGTTGAAGAAGTTTATATGGAACTTATGCAAAATGTAGAAGAAGCACTTGCCGCAGGCATTTCTAATAAATTAATTTTAATTGATCCTGGACTTGGCTTTGCCAAGAACAACATCCATAATTTAACTTTGTTATCGAACCTTGAGAAATTTACAGATAGCCAATACCCCGTTCTTGTAGGCCCTTCCAGGAAAAGGTTTATAGGACATGTCATTAATGAGCCAGATGCAAGGAAAAGAATCTTTGGTACAGCAGCAGTAACTTGCAGATGTGTTCAAGCTAAGGTAGATATTATTAGAGTTCACGATATTAAAGAAATCAATCAAACAATAAAAATGGCTACAAGTTTATGGCCATTTTAA